The segment TCCTCGTCGCGCTCACCCAGCGCACCATCGACGAGAACCTCGACGAACTCCACGAGAACAGCGTGATCATCTACGACGGCGAGCGTTCGTGGGAGGCCGACGTCCCCGACGAGATGGTCGAGCTCGACGTCCCGCTCAAGAGCCTCGCGGAGGACGCCGGCGGCGCGATCATGCAGAACGTCGTCGCGCTCGGGGCGGCCTGCGAGGTCGCGAACTTCCCGATCGAGCACCTCGACAGCGCCCTCGAGAAGCGCTTCGGCGACAAGGGGCAGAAGCTCGTCGACAACAACCAGGAGGCCGCTCGGGCCGGGCGAGACTACGTCCAGGAGAACTACGACCATGACTACGGCTACGACCTCGAGACCACGGACAACGACTACGTCCTGCTCAACGGCGACGAGGCGATCGGGATGGGCGCGCTGGTCGCGGGTTGTCGGTTCTACGCGGGCTACCCGATCACCCCGGCGACCAACGTGATGGAGTACCTCACCGGTCGGATCGACCAGTACGGTGGCACGGTCGTCCAGGCCGAGGACGAGCTCGCCGCGATCAACATGGCGCTCGGCGCCGCACGCTCCGGCGCGCGAGCAATGACCGCCACCTCCGGGCCGGGCATCGACCTGATGACCGAGACGTTCGGCCTCATCGCCACCACGGAGACGCCGCTGGTGATCGCCGACGTGATGCGTTCGGGGCCCTCGACCGGGATGCCGACCAAACAGGAGCAGGGCGACCTGAACATGGCGCTCTACGGCGGTCACGGCGAGATCCCCCGGTTCGTCGTCGCGCCGACCACCATCTCCGAGTGTTTCTGGAAGACGATCGAGGCGTTCAACCTCGCCGAGAAGTACCAGACGCCGGTCTACGTCATCTCAGATCTGGCGATGGCGGTCACCGAACAGACGTTCTCGCCCGAGGAGTTCGACATGGACGCGGTCGAGATCGACCGCGGGAACGTCGTGAGCGAGGACGACATCGACCAGTACCTCGACGAGCAGGGGCGCTTCCAGCCCCACTACGACGCCGCCGACGGCATCAGCCCGCGGGCGTTCCCCGGCACCGCGGAGGGCGCACACATGACGACCGGCCTCGAGCACGACGAGCTCGGCCGGCGGACCGAGGACACCGAGGAGCGCGTCCAGCAGGTCGACAAGCGAAATCGAAAGGTCGAGACCGCCCAGCGCGAGGAGGACTGGTCGCCCCGCGAGTTCGGCAACGAGGACGCGGAGAACCTGGTGATCACGTGGGGGTCGAACGAGGGCGCGATCCTCGAGGCGATGGACGAGCTCGACGACGACGTGCGGTTCATCTCCGTCCCCTACCTCTTCCCCCGGCCCGACCTCACCGAAGCGGTCGAGAACGCGGATCGGACCGTCGTCGTCGAGTGTAACGCGACCGGCCAGTTCGCCGACCTGATCGAACGCGACACGCTTACACGAGTCGAACGCATCAACAAGTACAACGGCATCCGGTTCAACGCCGACGAACTCCGCGAGCGGATCACGGAGACGTTCGCGGCGGAACCGGAGGTTACAGCACAATGAGTTCCCAGGCACACTTCACCGACTTCAAGAGCGACAAGCGACCCACGTGGTGTCCCGGCTGCGGCGACTTCGGGACGATGAACGGCATGATGAAGGCGCTCGCCAACACCGGCAACAGCCCCGACGACACCTTCATCTGCGCTGGCATCGGCTGTTCGGGCAAGATCGGGACGTACATGCACAGCTACGCGCTCCACGGCGTCCACGGACGCGCGCTCCCCGTCGGTACGGGCGTGAAGATGGCCAACCCCAACCTCGAAGTGATGGTCGCCGGCGGCGACGGCGACGGCTACTCGATCGGCGCGGGCCACTTCGTCCACGCGGTCCGACGTAACGTCGACATGACCTACGTCGTGATGGACAACCGCATCTACGGGCTCACGAAGGGCCAGTTCTCGCCCACCTCCCGCGAGGACTTCGAGACCTCGACCTCGCCCGAGGGGACCCAGCAGTCGCCGGTCCACCCGCTCGCGCTGGCGATGGCCGCGGGCGGCAGCTTCATCGCCCAGTCGTTCTCCTCGGACTCCCAGCGCCACACCCAGATTATCGAGGAAGCGATCGAGCACGACGGTTTCTCGCTGGTCAACACCTACAGCCCCTGTGTGACGTTCAACGACGTCGACACCTACGACTACTTCCGCGACTCCCTGATCGACCTCGACGAGGAGAACCACGACCCCAACGACTACGACCAGGCTCGCGAGAAGATCATGGACTTCGACAACATCTACCAGGGCGTGATCTACCAGGACGACGACAGCGTCGGCTACGAGAAGCGCCTCGGAATCGAGGAGCCGATGAACGACATCCCCGACGGCGCGCCCGAGGGCGCGATGGACCTCGTCCGCGAGTTCTACTGACGGCGGCTCATCCCTCTTCTCCTGTGTTCGAGGCGAGCAGTCACGTCGTTCTCCGCGATCGAGACCTGCGATACCGGTCGGCGATCCCACACGAGTCCCGGCGATCGGCCGGCCGGTGACGACCCCGAGGCCCGGTCGGGTTCCTCGCCCGTGGCGCGTCGCGCCAGAGACGTGTTGGCGGACCTACTATCCCTGGTTTCGTGAAGCGATCAACTGTTCCACCTCATGACTGCGAACCGCACGACGTCGTAGTGGGCGATGGCACGGCGGGTGCCCTCGTCGCCGCGACGGCTGCCGGTTTCTCGACGGTACTTCTCGAACGGAGGGGTCGGGAGGAGGCCGGAGCGGGACCTCGACGATGAATTTCACGCTGAAGCTCGAGACGCTGATCGACACGTTTGGTCGTTGGGATCTGCTCTACGAGCGCCCTCACGTCCAGAAACGCGCCACGACGCCCAAGCAGCACTACGACGCATGCCCGAGCACGTCGGTCGTGTTCGAGGGGTGGCGAAGCGAGCGCGAGCGCGTACTCGAGGAGATCTCCGAGATCGCCGGCGCCGAGCCCGAGTACAGATCCTCACCGGCGAGCGTGCGACGTCGGTCTACGTGCCGCCACCGCTACTGGCGTCGGCCGGCGGCCGCGTCCCCACGGTCAGGTCGACGGTCGTCTCGCTGCCGTCCCGCCGAACGGTCGCGGTCGTCGTTTCCTCGGGCGAGAGATCGAGCGCAATGGTCGAGGACAGCTCCGAGGGCGTCCCGATGCGCTGCTCGGCGAGGGAGACGAGGACGTCCCCGCCGGTCGGTACGGGCGTCCCGCTCACGGTCGTCTGCCCGGTCGAGCCCCGAAGCACGGCCGCCGCCGGGCCGTTCGGCGCGACCTGGTTTACGTAGACGCCGATCGGCTCCTCGAGCCCGTTCGCCTCCGCGATCGCGGGCGTCGTGGGGACCGCGTTCACGCCGAGATAGGGGGCGTCGTACTCGCCGTTCTCGATCAGCGCGGGCACCACGCGCCTCGCGAGCGCCGTCGAGACGGCGAAGGCGATGTTGTCGCCGCCGCCCGCGCTGATCACGCCGGCGACCGCACCCTCGAGGTTCACGAGCGGGCCGCCGCTGTTGCCGGGGTTGACGGCGGCGTCGGTCTGGATCGCGTCCGGGATCGTCACGCCCGAGGGGTTCCGCAGCGAACGATGCACACCGCTGACGATCCCGGTCGAGACCGAGGCGTTCAGCCCGAACGAGTTGCCGATCGCGACCACCTCGGTTCCGACGGCGGGATACTGCTCGAGAAACGAGAGCGACCCGGCGTAGTCGGGCGTCTCGGCGTCGAGGACGGCTAGATCCGCATAGGCGTCCTCGCCGACGAGGCTCGCCTCCTGCCAGTCGTTTCGCCTGAACTGGACGGAGACCGTCGACCGACCCTGCGTGATGTGTTGGTTGGTGATCACGTAGTCGTCGTGGACGAACCCCGTCCCCAGTCCGCCCCGCTCCTGGCCCTGCTCGCCGCTCACCCGGACGAGGACGACCGAGTCGACGGTCTCCTCGTAGACCCTCGTATACGGACTCCCGTTCTCGGAGCCGGAGGCGTTGTCGCTCTCCGTCGTCGAACCGCCGTTCTCCCCGTCGACGGCACTGAGACACCCCGCCGTCCCGGCGAGCGTGCCGGCTCCGATCGCGACGAGCAGACGGCGACGCTGCCATCCCGATCGGTGGTCCCTGGGCATGGCTTCTCTACCGGTCGTGTGCTAATGAATCCACTCGGAGACCGGTTCCGACGTCGTTCGAGCGACCGGTGACGGTCGCTCGAGCCACGCTCGAACCCGGCGGTGACGCATCGACGCCCGGACGTACGTGACGGAAAACGCGTCAAGGGGGATCGACGTCGGGCCGTCCGCGAGAACGGTCGTCGATCGACCTTCGTGGGACCACCCTATCGTCGCCGGCTCCGCGGTGGACGTATATCGTATCGATCCGTAGCGGGGCCGGCCTCGTTCAGTCCTCGCTCGCCGCGATCGACCCCTCGCTTTCGGCCGCGAACGGGATCTCCGCGTCGTCGTCGTCGTCGCTCGCGCCGAGCGCGTGTTTGACGAGGTTTCCGTGGCCGCGTCGGAGCCGCTCGGAGAGCGCCTGGTGTGAGATGTCGAGCGTCTCCGCGAGGTCGGTCAGACTCGACTCGCGCGGGACGTCGTAGTAGCCGTGTTCGAGCGCCGCGAGCATCGTCTCGCGCTGCTGGCCGGTCAGTCCGAACTGCTGGTGGGAGTCGTCGTCGAACCCGTAGATCCGGTCGACCGTCATCGAGAGTCCGTGTTCCTCACAGCGCTCGTAGGTCTGCGAGAGCGACTCGCGGTCGGGAAACAGCGCCCGAAGGCGCCACTGGTCGTCGACGGTGTTCGCCTCCAGGACCGTCGTCCCCGCCTCGAGGATGAGATCGACCGCCGTCTCGATCGACTCGATCCATCTCGTCCGATAGACCCGGCTCTCGTTCATCGCCGCGATGCACTCGACCGACTCGAGCGTCGGATCGGTCTCCAACAGTCCGTCGAGGTCGGCGAGCGCCCGTTCGTCGCCGGTCGCACGAACCAGCGGCAGTACGCGGTCGGCATCGTGAGCGATGATTCCAACGAACTCGAAGGACGCATCCGTGATCGGCACCGTCTCCGCCAGACAAAACTCCTCCGTCGGCAGACGAAACTCCGCTACCGAGGCCACCACTCTTCCCTCCTTTCTGAGCGGTGCCACTCCGCACTGCTCGGCCCGATGATATCCATACAGTAGATACGCGCTATCGTTTTAGATAAGTGAATGACGTGCATATGTAAGGCCTTTATATACTCCTCGTCGCCGGATGGCCGCATTCCCAACATCTATCCCCGATTCGTCCCTCGAGGGAGACATGGCACGATCCAGCAGTGACGACGTCCCGACGGCCGACGGCATGCCGATGCTGGGACTTGGGACCTGGGAGAACGAGGACGAAGAGGAGTGCGCCGAGAGCGTTCGCACGGCGCTGGAGATGGGCTATCGCCACATCGACACCGCGCAGGCCTACGGCAACGAGGAGAGCGTCGGCGAGGGGATCGCCCGCGCGGACGTCCCCCGCGAGGACGTCTTTCTGGCGACGAAGGTCTGGATCGAGAACCTCGCGTACGACGACGTGCTCGAGTCCACCCGCGAGAGCCTCGAGAAGCTCGGGACCGACTACGTCGACCTGCTGTACGTCCACTGGCCGGCCGGCGAGTACGACCCCGTAGAGACCTTCGATGCGCTCTCGGAGCTCGTCTCCGAGGGGGCAGTCGAGCACATCGGCGTCTCGAACTTCGAGCCCGAACAGCTCGACGAAGCCAGGGAGAAAAGCGACGAGCCGATCTTCGCGAACCAGATCGAGTGTCACCCCATGCTCCAGCAGGAGACGCTTCGTGCCTACGGCGAGGAGCACGACGTAAACATCGTGGCGTACTCCCCGCTCGCGCGCGGTTCGGTATTCGATGCGTCCGAGCTGGGCTCCATCGCGGAGAAACACGGGGTCAGCGAGGCCCAGGTCAGCCTCGCGTGGCTCCGCGAGAAGGGGATCACCGCGATCCCCAAGGCGACCGGCGAGGAGCACGTCCGCGACAACTGGGAGTCGCTCTCGCTCTCGCTCGACGCCGAGGACGTCGAGACGATCGACGGGCTCGGCCGCGGCCAGCGCGAGGTCGACCCCAGCTTCGCCCCCTGGTAGCGATTTCATTTCTGCCATAACAGTAAAGTAATTTGATGGCGATCGGAGCGTATGGCCGTGCGGTCACGTCGCTCGCCGGCGATCGAGGCGATCCGTCTCGACCTCCGGCGGTTGCACGAACACTGGATGGAACTGTTCTTCCCGCGACAGCGTGCCGCTCACTCCGTGCTCGGGAAGTGGCGGCCGAGCACGCGAGGTGGACGGATCGCCTATCGGTTCTTGGGTGCGCTCGGCACGCTCGTGGTGGCCCTGCTCTACCCGCTCGTGCTGGTCGGCTTCGCGGCGCGGTTCCATACTCGCCGAATCGACCGAGCGGCGGCGGGCCTCGGGCTCGCCGGCGTCGTCTCGCTTACCGCGCTCGTCTGGGGGGTGCTCGCGGCCGTCGCACGCCTCCAGCTCTCGCGAGGGGGATTTTTAGCAGTCGCGGCCGCCGCCGCCGTCGCGACGGTCGCCGCCGCGCTCGCGGTTGCGTTCGCCCGGATCGGCGGTCGGGGAACGACCGTCGTGTTCGCCTACCCGGCGGCGACGACCGCACTGTTCCTGCCGCCGGTCGTCGCCGCGCTGTTCTCGACGACGGTGGGATCGGTCGTCCTGCCGGGGAGCACCGAACTCGCGATCGGCCTGCTCGACGGGCCGCTCGCGTTGGTCGGTGTGGACGGCTACCTCCGCGAGAACTACACGCTCGAGGGCGCCGCGTACGTGGGAATGTGGCTCGCGATCGCCGTTCCGCTGGGTTGGCTGCTCGGCGGCGTGGTGACGCTCGCGGACCTGGTCCGTCCCGACGATCAGTGATGTAAACCTTCTTGTGCCGGAAGGGACTGAACTCGTACATGATGGTCATCGACACGGTGCGGGCGTACTTCGTCGATTCTGAGCCTATCGTCTCGGAGTGTCGACGCTGCGGTACGTCGGTCGAGAACGGCACCGAACGATGCCCCGGCTGTGACTCGACGGAGATCGTCCGCCACCACATCGCCTGAGAATCGTCGGCGCTCGCCGGTCCGGGGCCATCGCTCGACGCCGACGGGAACCCTTATTTCTGCCGACGCAAACCGTCCGACATGAAGTTCGATCTCCCGAGGACGGCCGCGGCGTTCGTCGTCGTACTGGCGATCGGCGTCGGGGTCTCGATGGCGACGCCGATGGCGACCGGAACCGTCCTGATGATGGTCCTCCCGTCGATGGTCGCCTTCGGACTGGCGATGCTGGCGCTCGGCGTCAAACACGGCGAGTACCGGGCGACGCGGCGGTAGTCGTAGTCACATGTAGCCGAGGTCGCGCAGTCTCCCCATCAGGTCCTCCTTGTCCTGGGCGCGACCGGCACGCTCGGTAGTGCCCTCGAGGTCCTGGAGCCACGCGGGTCGGTCGTCGCTCCTCGCCGAGCCGTGTTCGCTGCCGAGCGAGCGAAAGCCCTCGAAGTACTTCGGCGAGACGGGGAGGTCCGCCGGCGTGGTGCCCTCGGGGAGGTCGTCGTAGCCCCGGGGGACGTACCCCTCGTCGGGATACGCCGGCACCGTATCGGGCACGACGTGGTTCCACATCGCCTCCCAGACGGCGGCCTCGTCGAACTGGAGGATCGAGTGGATGCGGTCGTGCGGGGGATACCGATCGGGGTCGTGACGCGGACTGAAGAACGTCTCGTCGGCGCGCGCCTCCTGTTCGTCCCAGCGAACGCCCGAGAAGACGCCGTCGAAGCCGTGCTCGCGGACGCTCTCGTTGAACGCCACCGTCTTCAGGAGGTGGTTCCCCTCGTAGCTGTCGGCGCTGAAGCGGAGCGTCTCCCCCTCGTACTCGAGGCGCTCGCGCAGTTCGCGGCGGGTCGCCTCGCTCAGCTCCTCGATCGGGATCTCGTCGCCGGGCCGAGCGTCGAGCCGGGCGAAGTCCTCGTTTCGCGCGTGGATCAACTCGAGGCCCCACTCGTCGGCCCACCGCTCGACGAACTCGAGCACGTCGGGGAAGTGTTCGAAGTGGTCGATGAACACCGCCGGCGGCACCTCGAGTTCGTACTCCTCCGCGACCTCGAGGACGAAGTAGAGCACCAGCGTCGAGTCCTTCCCGCCGGTCCACGCCACCGCCGGGTTCCGGTACTGTTCGAGGCCGCGGCGGGTGACCTCGATGGCCTTCTCGATCTTGGCGTCGAGCGTCGGGTAGTCCTCGGGACTCTCGCCCTCGCCGTCCTCGTAGTCGACGTCGAGGTAGTCGGGGAAGCCGGTCATCGTCCGACACCGACGCGCCCGGCCGTAATCTATGTTGGTGCTCCCGCCGATCGGGGATGGCAGAAAACGGCCCTCGGTCCGTCGCTGGACCCCGAACCGACCGACTACCGGCTCTGGATAACCGATCGGCCCGCGCTGCCGGCGGCCGCTGAGATCAGGAGGACGGCGAGATAGAGCGCTCCGAGAACGCCGAAGACCGCGGCGAACGTGGCGGGGTTGCCGTCGTCGAGCAGCAGCGTCGGGGTGACCGTCTCGATCGCGTAGATCGCCGCGCCGATGGCGAGGAGGCCGGCCGCGATCGTCACTTCGGGATCTCTGAAACGGTTCATCAGGGTCTGTGATCGGGTCGATTGGTCCATACGAGCAGTAGGGTCCCAGTTCGTAAATACATTCCTTGAAACCCGATATCACGGGTGTAGAACGCCTCTAAGCCACGTTTCACCGTCACACACCGACGAAGGGTTCCGCGGCGCTATGAACGCTGTTCTTCCAAAGGAAGACGCCCCTCCGTCCTCGTTACCAGGTCGCGTGATACGCGGTTGAAAACGATGAAAACCGTCGACGCGACGCCGACTCGCGCGAACGGGCGTACCGACGACTTACATGTAGCCGAGGTCGCGCAGGCGCTCCATCAGGTCCTCCTTGTCCTGGGCGCGGCCGGCGCGTTCGGTGGTGTTGTCGAGGTCCTGGAGCCAGGCGGGCTCCTCCTCGGATCGCTCGGTGCTGATCTCGCTGCCGAGCGAGCGGAAGCCCTCGAAGTACTTCGGCGAGATCGGGATGTCCTCCTGGCTGATGCCCTCGGGGAGGTCGTCGTAGCTCTCGGGCACGTAGCCCTCCTCGGGGTAGCCCTCGACGGTCTCGGGGACGACCACGTACCAGAACGCGTCCCAGACGGCGGCCTCGTCGAACTGGAGGATGGGCTGGATGCGGTCGTGGGGCGGGTAGATGTCGGGGTCGTGACGCGGACTGAAGAACGTCTCGTCGGCACGCGCCTCCTGTTCGTCCCAGCGAACGCCCGAGATGACGCCGTCGATGTCGTACTCCTCGAGGGCGTTGTTCAGCGCGACCGTCTTCAGCAGGTGATTGCCGACGTAGGTGTCGAGCAGGAACGGGAAGGTGTCCTCCTCGTACTCGAGCAGGTCGCGGACGTGGTGGCGGTTCTGCTCGTTGAGCTCCTCGATCGGAACGTCGTCGCCGGGCTCGAGGCCGTGTTCCTCGACGTACTCGCCGACGTCCTCGTTGCGCGCGTAGATGACCTCGAGGTCCCACTCGTCGGCCCACTTCTCGACGAAGTCGTGGATCTCGTCGAAGTGCTGGTAGTGGTCGATGAACACCGCCGGCGGCACCTCGAGGTCGAACTGCTCCGCGACCTCCTTGATGAAGTAGAGCGTGAGCGTCGAGTCCTTCCCGCCGGTCCACATCACGGCGGGGTTCTCGTACTGTTCGAGGCCGCGGCGGGTGACCTCGATGGCCTTCTCGATCTTGGCGTCGAGCGTCGAGTAGTCCTCGGGGTTCTCGCCCTCGCCGTCCTCGTAGTCGACGTCGAGGTAGTCGGGGAAGTTCTGGGTCATGGCGTACGCTAATGACATTTAATTAGCGCGCACAAAGGGTTTACGAACCACTATGCGATGATGTGACGGATACCACGCCCCGAGGACGACTACGTGATGAACTTGTTGTCGCGCCAGTTGACGCCGCTCGGCGCGGAGTCCTCCGACCCCGGTCCCTCGACGACCTCGACGGTGGCGGGGCGCTTCTCTCCGTCGACGATCTTCGTCGCCTCGAGCTCGCCGTCGCGCTCGGCGATCGCGGTCAGCGTTCCCTTCTCCGCGAGGGTCGCGATGTCGCAGAGCACCTCGAACATGGGGAACTGGAGCGCCGTGTTCTGGAGGACGGTCTCGCGGTCGCCCTTGAACGCCGCGAACTCGACGAGCTCGGAGGGGATCGGCTCCTCCTCCTCGCCCCACGATGGCGGCGCGCCCGGACCCGTCTCGGGCTCCTCCTCGTAGACGCGCGTCTCCGTGACGCTCGCCTTCAGTTGGGCGGTCGGCGTGTACTTGCTCACCGTTCCGTCCTGCGCGACGGACTTGATCACGAGGGTGTTGTTTCGCCTCGTGATGTCGATGTCCTTGATCTCATCGGGGAGCGTCGGGTCCGAATCGAAGTAGTCGGTGACTGTTTCGAGGGGCAGTTCCAGCGTCGAATGAAGTTGGTATACGCGCCCTGACATGGATGGTTAGGTCCTCGTTGGGCGGCGGTCGGCCCACGATCGCGCCCGTTCGTCGCTATGTAGGACCTCCATCCATATAGGGCCTCTCCTTGGCGCACGCGCGGCGGTCGTTACTTCCGGTGTTAGTCGTTTGCGAGCGTCGGTTCGAGTTCGCCGCGTTCGTCCATCTCCGTGAGGACGTCGCTCCCGCCGATGAACTCGCCGTTCACGTAGGTCTGAGGGGTCGTCTCCCAGCCGCTGTGTTCCGAGAGCGCCGCGCGGTACTCCTCGAGCGACTCGAGGGTGTCGACGCACTCGACGTCGTCGCGGTACTGGGTGATCAGATCGAGCGCGCGCTGGGAGAAGCCACACTGGGGCATCATCCGGTTGCCCTTCATGAACAGTACGACCTCGTTCTCATCGATGGCGTTGTCGACGCGTTCGGTGACCTCCTCCTGCGAGAGTCCCTGGTTGGGTTGGAACGTCATACCGCGAGGTAGCCGACCGAGAGGGAAAGCCGTTGCGCTGCTCCCCGTCGTCCGATCGTTGGCTGGAACGTCGCCGACCGGTGCTACTCGTCGCTGCCGACGGGGATGACCTGCACCAGCGAGTAGACCGGGACGCCGTCGATCTCCTCGACGCCCTGTTTGTCGACGAGCACGACACAGGCGACCGGCTCGCCGCCCTGCTCGCGGATCGCCTCGATCGTCTCGCGCATCGTCGTGCCGCTGGTGACGGTGTCGTCGATCACGTAACACTCGCGGTCGCGAATCGCCGCGAAGTTACGCGAGAAGCTCCCGCCGAGGCCCTCCATGTCTCCTTCCTCCCACTGGTGCTTGCGCGGGGCGTACGTACAGAGGTCGGTGTCGAGTTCGCGACCCACCATCGTCGCCATCGGCACGCCGGCCTTCTCGATGCCGACGGTGAGGTCGATCCCCTCGCCCTGCTTTCTGAGCAGGTCGGCCATCGCCCGGGCGACGTGGCCCAGGCGGGTGCTGTCGCGGCCGACCGCGCTCCAGTCGACGTGGATGTCGGCGGGTTTGCCCCGCGAGGTCGTCGGCTCGGTCCGGCCGCTACGCTCGACCAGCCAGCTCGCCGTCTCCCGCGAGACGTTGAGTTCGTCCGCGATCTCGCCCTTCGAGAGCCCCCCCTCCGCGAGCTCCGCCGCGCTCTCGATCAGGTCGTCAACGTTCTTCATACGCGGGCGTTCGCCCGCCGTTTTTATAGTCGTATCGTCATCCGCGAACGCCGCCTCGAGCCCACCGGCTCGAATTCTCGTCCCGAACGAGGCCGAAATCTCCGACGGCCTCGGCGGCTCGCATCGAGGTTCCCTCTTACGTCCGTTCCGATCGAGAGGACGGCCCGCTCTCTGCCGAGCGAGTCCCTCTGGGGGCGGCGCGTCCGGACGCGCCGCCCGTCACACGCACCCTTTTGACGTTCGAAGCGCCACGGGTGGTATGGAACGATACGACCTGCTCTATCGCCTCTACGAGGAGTTCGAGGCGGATACGTTGCGGGCCTACCAGGACTTCGTCGAGGTGTTCCCGCCGATCGATTCGCGGGTCGCCCTCGAGCACTGGCGGACCGCGAGTGACGAACTCGCGAGGCGCAAGGACGCGATCAGCGGGGCGTTCGACCACGGTGACGTCTTCGCGGAGATCGCGGCCCACGCGACACGCGAGCAGGCGTTCAGCGCGCTCGATCTCCACTCGAAGTAC is part of the Halalkalicoccus sp. CG83 genome and harbors:
- a CDS encoding helix-turn-helix domain-containing protein translates to MASVAEFRLPTEEFCLAETVPITDASFEFVGIIAHDADRVLPLVRATGDERALADLDGLLETDPTLESVECIAAMNESRVYRTRWIESIETAVDLILEAGTTVLEANTVDDQWRLRALFPDRESLSQTYERCEEHGLSMTVDRIYGFDDDSHQQFGLTGQQRETMLAALEHGYYDVPRESSLTDLAETLDISHQALSERLRRGHGNLVKHALGASDDDDDAEIPFAAESEGSIAASED
- a CDS encoding aldo/keto reductase → MARSSSDDVPTADGMPMLGLGTWENEDEEECAESVRTALEMGYRHIDTAQAYGNEESVGEGIARADVPREDVFLATKVWIENLAYDDVLESTRESLEKLGTDYVDLLYVHWPAGEYDPVETFDALSELVSEGAVEHIGVSNFEPEQLDEAREKSDEPIFANQIECHPMLQQETLRAYGEEHDVNIVAYSPLARGSVFDASELGSIAEKHGVSEAQVSLAWLREKGITAIPKATGEEHVRDNWESLSLSLDAEDVETIDGLGRGQREVDPSFAPW
- a CDS encoding S1C family serine protease, with the translated sequence MPRDHRSGWQRRRLLVAIGAGTLAGTAGCLSAVDGENGGSTTESDNASGSENGSPYTRVYEETVDSVVLVRVSGEQGQERGGLGTGFVHDDYVITNQHITQGRSTVSVQFRRNDWQEASLVGEDAYADLAVLDAETPDYAGSLSFLEQYPAVGTEVVAIGNSFGLNASVSTGIVSGVHRSLRNPSGVTIPDAIQTDAAVNPGNSGGPLVNLEGAVAGVISAGGGDNIAFAVSTALARRVVPALIENGEYDAPYLGVNAVPTTPAIAEANGLEEPIGVYVNQVAPNGPAAAVLRGSTGQTTVSGTPVPTGGDVLVSLAEQRIGTPSELSSTIALDLSPEETTTATVRRDGSETTVDLTVGTRPPADASSGGGT
- a CDS encoding DUF7110 family protein, with product MSGRVYQLHSTLELPLETVTDYFDSDPTLPDEIKDIDITRRNNTLVIKSVAQDGTVSKYTPTAQLKASVTETRVYEEEPETGPGAPPSWGEEEEPIPSELVEFAAFKGDRETVLQNTALQFPMFEVLCDIATLAEKGTLTAIAERDGELEATKIVDGEKRPATVEVVEGPGSEDSAPSGVNWRDNKFIT
- a CDS encoding 2-oxoacid:acceptor oxidoreductase subunit alpha — its product is MPEDLNWAVGGEAGDGIDSTGKIFAQALSRAGRHVFTSKDFASRIRGGYTAYKIRTSVDEVNSVVDRLDVLVALTQRTIDENLDELHENSVIIYDGERSWEADVPDEMVELDVPLKSLAEDAGGAIMQNVVALGAACEVANFPIEHLDSALEKRFGDKGQKLVDNNQEAARAGRDYVQENYDHDYGYDLETTDNDYVLLNGDEAIGMGALVAGCRFYAGYPITPATNVMEYLTGRIDQYGGTVVQAEDELAAINMALGAARSGARAMTATSGPGIDLMTETFGLIATTETPLVIADVMRSGPSTGMPTKQEQGDLNMALYGGHGEIPRFVVAPTTISECFWKTIEAFNLAEKYQTPVYVISDLAMAVTEQTFSPEEFDMDAVEIDRGNVVSEDDIDQYLDEQGRFQPHYDAADGISPRAFPGTAEGAHMTTGLEHDELGRRTEDTEERVQQVDKRNRKVETAQREEDWSPREFGNEDAENLVITWGSNEGAILEAMDELDDDVRFISVPYLFPRPDLTEAVENADRTVVVECNATGQFADLIERDTLTRVERINKYNGIRFNADELRERITETFAAEPEVTAQ
- the gfcR gene encoding transcriptional regulator GfcR, whose translation is MKNVDDLIESAAELAEGGLSKGEIADELNVSRETASWLVERSGRTEPTTSRGKPADIHVDWSAVGRDSTRLGHVARAMADLLRKQGEGIDLTVGIEKAGVPMATMVGRELDTDLCTYAPRKHQWEEGDMEGLGGSFSRNFAAIRDRECYVIDDTVTSGTTMRETIEAIREQGGEPVACVVLVDKQGVEEIDGVPVYSLVQVIPVGSDE
- a CDS encoding phosphoadenosine phosphosulfate reductase family protein, producing the protein MTQNFPDYLDVDYEDGEGENPEDYSTLDAKIEKAIEVTRRGLEQYENPAVMWTGGKDSTLTLYFIKEVAEQFDLEVPPAVFIDHYQHFDEIHDFVEKWADEWDLEVIYARNEDVGEYVEEHGLEPGDDVPIEELNEQNRHHVRDLLEYEEDTFPFLLDTYVGNHLLKTVALNNALEEYDIDGVISGVRWDEQEARADETFFSPRHDPDIYPPHDRIQPILQFDEAAVWDAFWYVVVPETVEGYPEEGYVPESYDDLPEGISQEDIPISPKYFEGFRSLGSEISTERSEEEPAWLQDLDNTTERAGRAQDKEDLMERLRDLGYM
- a CDS encoding DUF7333 family protein — encoded protein: MKFDLPRTAAAFVVVLAIGVGVSMATPMATGTVLMMVLPSMVAFGLAMLALGVKHGEYRATRR
- a CDS encoding glutaredoxin family protein codes for the protein MTFQPNQGLSQEEVTERVDNAIDENEVVLFMKGNRMMPQCGFSQRALDLITQYRDDVECVDTLESLEEYRAALSEHSGWETTPQTYVNGEFIGGSDVLTEMDERGELEPTLAND
- a CDS encoding 2-oxoacid:ferredoxin oxidoreductase subunit beta, coding for MSSQAHFTDFKSDKRPTWCPGCGDFGTMNGMMKALANTGNSPDDTFICAGIGCSGKIGTYMHSYALHGVHGRALPVGTGVKMANPNLEVMVAGGDGDGYSIGAGHFVHAVRRNVDMTYVVMDNRIYGLTKGQFSPTSREDFETSTSPEGTQQSPVHPLALAMAAGGSFIAQSFSSDSQRHTQIIEEAIEHDGFSLVNTYSPCVTFNDVDTYDYFRDSLIDLDEENHDPNDYDQAREKIMDFDNIYQGVIYQDDDSVGYEKRLGIEEPMNDIPDGAPEGAMDLVREFY
- a CDS encoding phosphoadenosine phosphosulfate reductase family protein encodes the protein MTGFPDYLDVDYEDGEGESPEDYPTLDAKIEKAIEVTRRGLEQYRNPAVAWTGGKDSTLVLYFVLEVAEEYELEVPPAVFIDHFEHFPDVLEFVERWADEWGLELIHARNEDFARLDARPGDEIPIEELSEATRRELRERLEYEGETLRFSADSYEGNHLLKTVAFNESVREHGFDGVFSGVRWDEQEARADETFFSPRHDPDRYPPHDRIHSILQFDEAAVWEAMWNHVVPDTVPAYPDEGYVPRGYDDLPEGTTPADLPVSPKYFEGFRSLGSEHGSARSDDRPAWLQDLEGTTERAGRAQDKEDLMGRLRDLGYM